One region of Burkholderia pyrrocinia genomic DNA includes:
- a CDS encoding XapX domain-containing protein, translating to MKPYISSLLAGILAGVVYFLIGVQSPAPPTIALAGLLGILAGEQILPIARRMLAGIHLKTAWSDAKCSQHMFGSLPGAQASDAAAKKR from the coding sequence ATGAAGCCGTATATTTCATCGCTGCTTGCCGGGATTCTCGCCGGCGTTGTCTACTTCCTGATCGGCGTGCAATCGCCCGCTCCGCCGACGATCGCACTGGCCGGCCTGCTGGGCATCCTTGCCGGCGAACAGATCCTGCCGATCGCACGGAGGATGCTTGCGGGGATTCATCTGAAAACCGCGTGGAGCGACGCGAAGTGCAGCCAGCACATGTTCGGCTCCCTGCCCGGCGCCCAGGCATCCGATGCCGCCGCGAAGAAACGTTAA
- a CDS encoding LysR family transcriptional regulator, whose product MKLSFEALEALDAIDRTGTFAEAAELLHRVPSALTYLVQKLESDLDVALFDRSGRRAKLTHAGRVVVEEGRRLLHAAQQLELKALRAQQGWETEVRICIDEILPFDALWPYVHTFYGLEMNTRLRLSTEVLGGTWDALISRRADLVVGAVGEPPELPNIVARPIGTLRHVFAVAPTHPLAALPEPLSMASVVEYRGAVISDTSRELQPRSVNVDAGQPYLAVPTLAAKLAAQCEGLAVGTLPDCVAARAIAQGKLVARQVTGMRDTTQCYIAWRGDEAGRALHWWVEQLDHPDLVDRFTALA is encoded by the coding sequence ATGAAGCTGTCATTCGAAGCGCTCGAAGCACTGGACGCGATCGATCGCACCGGCACGTTCGCCGAAGCCGCGGAGCTCCTGCACCGCGTACCGTCTGCGCTGACCTATCTCGTACAAAAGCTCGAAAGCGACCTCGACGTCGCACTGTTCGACCGCAGCGGGCGCCGTGCGAAGCTCACGCACGCGGGCCGCGTGGTCGTCGAAGAGGGCCGCCGGCTGCTGCATGCCGCCCAACAGCTCGAACTCAAGGCGCTGCGTGCACAGCAAGGCTGGGAAACCGAGGTTCGCATCTGTATCGACGAGATCCTGCCGTTCGACGCGTTGTGGCCGTACGTGCATACGTTCTACGGACTCGAGATGAACACGCGGCTGCGCCTGTCCACTGAAGTGCTCGGCGGCACCTGGGATGCGCTGATTTCGCGCCGCGCGGATCTCGTCGTCGGCGCGGTGGGCGAGCCGCCGGAGCTGCCGAATATCGTCGCGCGGCCGATCGGCACGCTCAGGCACGTGTTCGCCGTCGCCCCCACCCATCCGCTCGCGGCGTTGCCCGAACCGCTGTCGATGGCGTCGGTCGTCGAGTATCGCGGCGCCGTCATCAGCGATACCTCGCGCGAACTGCAGCCGCGCTCGGTCAACGTCGATGCCGGGCAGCCGTATCTCGCGGTCCCCACGCTCGCCGCAAAACTGGCCGCGCAGTGCGAAGGACTCGCGGTGGGCACGCTGCCGGATTGCGTCGCGGCACGCGCGATCGCGCAGGGCAAGCTCGTCGCACGCCAGGTGACCGGCATGCGCGACACGACACAGTGCTATATCGCGTGGCGCGGCGACGAAGCCGGACGCGCGCTGCACTGGTGGGTCGAGCAGCTCGACCACCCCGATCTCGTCGACCGGTTCACCGCGCTCGCCTGA